One Thalassospira marina DNA window includes the following coding sequences:
- a CDS encoding TIGR00730 family Rossman fold protein, whose protein sequence is MTKINSICVFCGASNGVNPQHKENAIAFGKMMAERGITLIYGGGRIGLMGAVADAVMENGGNVVGIIPAHLDDIEVGHAGLSELIVCKSMYERKVEMFRRSDAFVTLAGGLGSLDEAFEALTLRQLGIHDKPLVFFNALGYWDKCLDMIEGIIEEGFARPSNRQLYSVTDSLEGVFEKLSAEPGPKFDPKEKLL, encoded by the coding sequence ATGACGAAAATAAACTCGATTTGTGTGTTTTGCGGTGCATCGAATGGTGTAAATCCCCAACACAAGGAAAACGCCATCGCCTTTGGCAAAATGATGGCTGAACGCGGCATTACCCTGATTTACGGCGGCGGGCGCATCGGCCTTATGGGCGCGGTTGCTGACGCGGTAATGGAAAATGGCGGCAATGTTGTCGGCATTATTCCGGCCCATCTTGACGATATCGAAGTCGGCCATGCGGGCCTTTCGGAACTGATCGTTTGTAAATCCATGTATGAGCGCAAGGTGGAAATGTTCCGCCGGTCCGATGCTTTTGTAACCCTGGCAGGCGGGCTGGGCAGCCTTGATGAAGCCTTCGAGGCCCTGACCCTGCGCCAGCTTGGCATTCACGACAAGCCGCTGGTGTTTTTCAACGCCCTTGGTTACTGGGACAAATGCCTTGATATGATCGAAGGCATTATCGAGGAAGGCTTTGCCCGCCCCAGCAACCGCCAGCTGTATTCGGTGACCGACAGCCTTGAAGGCGTGTTTGAAAAACTTTCGGCTGAACCGGGACCGAAATTCGACCCGAAGGAAAAGCTGCTGTAA